The genome window GGATCGAGTGGACCGGCCGGGGCGACGGCGCCACCATCGTCGGCGCCGTGCTCACCGCGATCGCCGACGGTACGTGGCCGCGCCTCAAGGCCTGCCCCGACTGCCGGTGGGTCTTCTACGACCACACCCGCAACGGCAGCAAGCGCTGGTGCCTCATGACCGCCGGCGGCTCGGCCGGCCGCAGCTGCGGATCGATCGCCAAGGTCAGGGCGCACCGCGAGCGCCGCGCATCGGCCTGAGGAGG of Mycobacteriales bacterium contains these proteins:
- a CDS encoding CGNR zinc finger domain-containing protein, whose translation is MVNRQEAPDALEPIRTLLNTWSIPNDTRQPADVFEGPAELRALRDDLRRAVEDATPEAINPWVGRLRVCPVLRDGRIEWTGRGDGATIVGAVLTAIADGTWPRLKACPDCRWVFYDHTRNGSKRWCLMTAGGSAGRSCGSIAKVRAHRERRASA